GGCCGAAGGGGGCTCCCGAGCCATGGCTTTCGAAATCCCTGGCCTCAACGACGTCTACCTGGCGCGCCGGCGCATTGCCCCGTACCTCCGGCCCACGCCGCTCTTCAGGTCCGGTCCTCTCGGCCGGGTGCTTGGCTGCGAGGCGTGGGTGAAGTGCGAGAACCTCCAGCCCGTGGGCGCCTTCAAGGTGCGCGGCGGCATCAACCTGGCAGCGGCCGAATACCCACAACTGCGCGGCCGCGGCCTCGCCGCCGCCTCAACCGGCAACCACGGCCAGTCGGTGGCCTACGCCGCCCGGACGTTTGACCTCTCGGCCACCATCTTCGCCCCCCTCGGTTCCAACCCGCTCAAGGTGGCCGCCATGCAGGCCCTTGGCGCCGACGTTCGCCTCACAGGGCGGGACTTCGACGAGGCCCGGGAGGCCTGCGAACGCTTCGCTGCCGACACGGGCGCCCGCTACGTCCACTCGATGAACGAGCCGCTCCTCATCGCCGGCGTCGCCACGGCCTACCTGGAGGCTCTCGAAGAGGTGCCGGACGCCGACCTCATCCTGGTCCCCATAGGCGGCGGCTCCGGCGCCGCCGGCGCGAGCCTCGTCGCAAAGGCGCTCAATCCCCGCATCCGTGTGGTCGGAGTGCAGGCCGAGGGGGCTCCGGCGGTATACCGCTCCTTCCACAGCCGGCGCCTGGAATCCACACCGAAGGCCGACACCATCGCCGAGGGCCTGGCCACCCGGGTCGCCTTTGAACTCCCGCTGAGCATCCTCTGGCGCCACCTCGACGACGTCGTCCTGGTCAGCGATGCCGAACTCCAGGCCGCCATGCGGCTGCTCCTCGAGACCACCCACCTGGTCGCGGAAGCTGCCGGGGCCGCTCCGGTGGCAGCCGCGAGGCGCTATCCCGAGCTCGTGCGCGACCGCAGGGTGATCCTGCCGATCACCGGCGGGAATGCCACCATTGACCAGATTCTGGCCGCCGCCACGGCCGGGGGCGCTGCCCGTTGAGCCTCCACGGCTGGTTGCGGCGGTTCGCCCGAACGCTCAGGTCGCTCGTGCGCATCCTCGCGCCCGCGTATGTGCTGGTGGCCCTTCTCCAGGCCTCGGGGTTGCTGGAAGCGTTCAGCGTGTGGCTCGAGGTGCCACTGCGCTTGGTCGGCATCGGGCCGGAGGGCGTGCTTCCCCTGATGCTCGGCCTGTTTTCGGCCCTTTATGCCGCCATCGGATCCATGGCCTCGCTCGGCCTGGCGCCGGAGCAGGCGCTTCCGGTCGCGCTGTTCTTGAGCTTCGCGCACGCCCTTCCCGTGGAGGTCGGTGTCGCCGCGAGGTGCCGGGTCAACCCCTGGCGCATGGCGGCCGCCCGGGTCGGGATGGGGGTTGTCGCGGCTCTGGCCGCCCCCCTGCTGCGGCCGCTTCTGCCGCCGGCGAGCGGCTCCGGCCCGGCCGGTGCGGCGCACCCTGCTCCATTGACCGAGCCTGCTCTGGTGGTCATCGGTAACTCGCTTCTTGGACTCGGCA
The sequence above is drawn from the Bacillota bacterium genome and encodes:
- a CDS encoding threonine/serine dehydratase, which encodes MAFEIPGLNDVYLARRRIAPYLRPTPLFRSGPLGRVLGCEAWVKCENLQPVGAFKVRGGINLAAAEYPQLRGRGLAAASTGNHGQSVAYAARTFDLSATIFAPLGSNPLKVAAMQALGADVRLTGRDFDEAREACERFAADTGARYVHSMNEPLLIAGVATAYLEALEEVPDADLILVPIGGGSGAAGASLVAKALNPRIRVVGVQAEGAPAVYRSFHSRRLESTPKADTIAEGLATRVAFELPLSILWRHLDDVVLVSDAELQAAMRLLLETTHLVAEAAGAAPVAAARRYPELVRDRRVILPITGGNATIDQILAAATAGGAAR